Proteins encoded within one genomic window of Candidatus Acidulodesulfobacterium acidiphilum:
- the rpoN gene encoding RNA polymerase sigma-54 factor, producing the protein MSGMELRQNLKLSQQLVMTPQLQLAIKMLALNNIELSDMVKQEILENPILDAESAGVKSEDEAENYKPEDALLSNIPVEADSESEQGFNEIAQYLVNYNEQLVDLSKNDGILGAGDNNYLEYKLESSFYRGETLYEHVMEQVRTGNFSDDEIMLAEYIAGNLDSKGFLAVSIKDLEYFVKKNISHDINATFVPNTLYKINILEPVGLAADNVISSLAIQADFYFKGDALLKELINKYLKEVAAKNYQKICKETKTSLEKVLLSIENLKKLNPNPAANFSKEAPRYIVPDLFLKKENDRYVVYMQDDSIPEIKINSYYKKVISGEIAVSPDIKNYAEERFKSAMWLMKSINTRKETILNIAQKIVDKQYDYFDKCGGNLKPLILKDISEELNIHESTVSRATANKYLSTHMGVFELKNFFTGASYGESSSGNVMARIKSIIDSEHFIGKVYKDAEIVDILKKQGINIARRTIAKYRDIMNIPPSSIRHKNILL; encoded by the coding sequence ATGAGCGGTATGGAACTGAGGCAAAATCTTAAACTGTCCCAACAGTTGGTGATGACCCCGCAGCTGCAGCTTGCGATCAAGATGCTTGCTCTTAACAATATCGAACTTTCAGATATGGTTAAACAAGAAATATTGGAAAACCCTATTCTTGATGCCGAATCTGCCGGCGTGAAAAGTGAAGACGAAGCCGAAAATTATAAACCTGAAGATGCGCTTCTGTCTAATATTCCGGTTGAAGCCGATTCCGAATCGGAACAAGGTTTTAATGAAATTGCTCAGTACTTGGTGAACTATAACGAACAGCTTGTAGATTTATCTAAAAACGACGGTATTTTAGGCGCAGGAGACAATAATTATTTAGAATATAAATTAGAGAGCAGTTTTTATAGAGGTGAAACGCTTTACGAACATGTAATGGAGCAAGTCAGAACCGGTAATTTTTCGGACGATGAAATTATGCTTGCCGAATACATTGCCGGCAATTTAGACTCTAAAGGATTTCTTGCGGTTTCAATAAAAGACCTTGAATATTTTGTAAAAAAAAATATTTCACACGATATAAACGCTACTTTTGTACCGAATACGCTTTATAAAATTAATATATTAGAACCTGTAGGATTAGCCGCCGATAACGTAATATCAAGTCTGGCTATTCAAGCGGATTTTTATTTCAAGGGCGATGCTCTGCTAAAAGAATTAATAAATAAGTACTTAAAAGAAGTAGCCGCTAAAAATTATCAAAAAATATGCAAAGAAACAAAAACAAGTTTAGAAAAAGTTTTGCTTTCTATAGAAAATTTAAAAAAATTAAATCCGAACCCGGCGGCTAATTTCAGCAAAGAAGCACCTCGTTACATTGTTCCGGATCTTTTCCTAAAAAAAGAGAATGATCGTTACGTGGTATATATGCAGGACGATTCTATTCCGGAGATAAAAATCAATTCTTATTATAAAAAGGTTATCAGCGGTGAAATAGCGGTATCGCCCGATATTAAAAATTATGCCGAAGAAAGATTTAAATCGGCTATGTGGTTAATGAAAAGCATTAATACGAGAAAAGAAACTATTTTAAATATTGCACAGAAAATAGTCGATAAACAGTACGATTATTTCGATAAATGCGGCGGCAACCTGAAACCTTTGATTCTAAAAGATATATCCGAAGAGCTTAATATTCATGAATCTACCGTTTCCAGAGCTACCGCGAATAAATATTTAAGCACCCACATGGGAGTATTCGAGCTTAAAAATTTTTTTACCGGAGCTTCATACGGCGAATCTTCATCCGGTAACGTTATGGCGAGAATCAAATCTATTATAGATTCAGAACATTTTATCGGCAAAGTTTATAAAGATGCGGAAATCGTTGATATTTTAAAGAAACAGGGTATTAATATAGCAAGAAGGAC
- the lptB gene encoding LPS export ABC transporter ATP-binding protein → MIKAVNLIKKFKKRTVVNEVCLEIRPGEITGLLGPNGAGKTTTFNMISGMLRPDGGSIFLDDVDITKLPMYKRARLGIGYLPQETSVFRKLTAEQNLTAIFELLKISEKEKNQRLNELIEKFGLEKVRKSFVMSLSGGERRRVEVARSLILSPKFILLDEPFSGIDPIAVEDMQDILIGLKKDSIGILITDHNVREALRICNSAYIINDGKIIEKGSPSHIISSSIVKRFFLGEKFNLGI, encoded by the coding sequence ATGATAAAAGCCGTAAATTTAATTAAAAAATTTAAAAAAAGGACGGTAGTAAATGAAGTTTGTCTTGAAATTAGGCCTGGAGAGATAACCGGTCTTTTAGGCCCCAACGGAGCCGGTAAGACGACTACTTTTAATATGATATCAGGCATGCTTAGGCCGGACGGCGGTTCCATATTTTTGGACGACGTCGACATTACTAAACTGCCTATGTATAAACGCGCAAGATTAGGCATAGGTTATTTGCCTCAAGAGACTTCGGTATTCAGGAAACTTACGGCGGAACAGAATCTTACGGCTATTTTTGAACTTTTAAAAATATCCGAAAAAGAAAAAAATCAGAGGCTTAACGAATTGATAGAAAAATTCGGACTCGAGAAAGTAAGAAAATCTTTTGTAATGAGCTTATCCGGAGGAGAAAGAAGAAGGGTAGAAGTAGCCAGATCGCTTATACTTTCTCCAAAGTTTATACTTTTAGACGAACCTTTTTCAGGCATAGATCCTATCGCCGTAGAGGATATGCAGGATATTCTTATCGGTTTAAAGAAAGATTCAATAGGTATTTTAATAACCGACCATAACGTAAGGGAAGCTTTAAGGATATGCAACAGCGCATATATAATAAATGACGGAAAAATAATAGAAAAAGGTTCCCCTTCCCACATTATTTCCAGCTCGATTGTTAAAAGATTTTTCCTTGGAGAAAAGTTTAATCTGGGTATTTAG
- the lptC gene encoding LPS export ABC transporter periplasmic protein LptC produces MSLDRKTIRIIALILSLCFIAILAVFLILHYLRGNTGLFNFKISKGYISLKKIDYKFYKKGILAYEIFAKSLNYKSKKKNIIKLNAVKIYIYGKNRKPAYIIIGKTGKLNTVSKNVIISGGVSINGSNGMLIKTDIIDYFAKKDEIAAPGGMKIKSKNYFISGEGFIYYVKKKLFVLRKDVHFLSNNANMRRSSK; encoded by the coding sequence ATGTCCTTAGACCGGAAAACTATAAGAATAATTGCGCTTATACTGTCTTTATGCTTTATAGCTATTCTGGCAGTTTTTCTTATACTGCATTATCTTCGCGGCAATACGGGACTTTTCAATTTCAAGATATCAAAAGGTTACATAAGCCTTAAAAAAATAGATTATAAATTTTATAAAAAAGGAATTCTTGCTTATGAAATTTTCGCTAAAAGTTTAAACTATAAGTCTAAAAAGAAAAATATAATAAAATTAAACGCCGTAAAGATTTATATTTACGGCAAAAATAGAAAACCGGCTTATATAATAATAGGGAAAACCGGAAAACTTAATACCGTTTCTAAAAACGTAATAATTTCAGGCGGCGTTTCGATAAATGGTTCAAACGGCATGCTGATTAAAACTGATATAATAGATTATTTTGCTAAAAAAGACGAAATAGCGGCTCCGGGCGGCATGAAAATTAAAAGCAAGAATTATTTTATTTCAGGAGAAGGATTTATCTATTACGTAAAAAAGAAATTATTTGTTTTACGGAAAGACGTTCATTTTTTATCTAATAACGCTAATATGAGAAGGTCGTCTAAATGA
- a CDS encoding HAD-IIIA family hydrolase has protein sequence MTKKLNFSDIEILVFDVDGVLTDGKIYLSENGVETKTFFAHDGAGMKLAKKSGLKVGMISARTSHAASLRAKELGVDFYIEGCKDKYKALKPLLEEFKIDVKNLFYMGDDIVDIELLKLAAISATVPNAPEYIKDCADFVTSKNGGCGAVREVCDIILKEKGLLLKFLNSL, from the coding sequence ATGACTAAAAAATTAAATTTTTCCGATATAGAAATTTTAGTTTTCGACGTTGACGGAGTTTTGACGGACGGAAAAATATATTTATCCGAAAACGGGGTTGAAACAAAAACTTTTTTTGCCCATGACGGGGCAGGCATGAAATTAGCCAAAAAATCCGGATTAAAAGTCGGTATGATTTCCGCAAGAACAAGTCATGCAGCTTCTTTAAGAGCCAAGGAACTCGGAGTAGATTTTTATATAGAGGGATGCAAGGATAAATATAAAGCGCTGAAACCGTTATTAGAAGAGTTTAAAATAGACGTTAAAAATTTATTCTACATGGGGGACGATATTGTCGATATAGAACTTTTAAAATTAGCCGCAATTTCTGCCACGGTTCCTAATGCGCCGGAATACATAAAGGATTGCGCCGACTTTGTAACCTCTAAAAACGGCGGGTGCGGTGCGGTGCGGGAGGTTTGCGATATAATTTTAAAAGAGAAAGGATTGCTTTTAAAATTTTTGAATTCGTTGTAA
- a CDS encoding KpsF/GutQ family sugar-phosphate isomerase, producing MTQHNILKTAENVLRIEADSVSALINRLDDNFEKMVHCLIGIKGKVILTGMGKSGIIARKISSTLASTGTPSFFMHPAEASHGDLGVISKNDAVIVLSNSGNTKEIASILPAIKLIGAKIIGFSGNKHSRLFELSDYFFDVSVAQEACPYNIAPTASTTAQLAIGDALAVALLKERNFLEEDFAKLHPGGSIGKKFIKVAELMHNGEEIPLVRDTVLLKDAILEMNSKRLGLTGVIDENNILCGIIVDGDLRRAMLSPIDIINEPVKNIMTKNPKTILKNALAVNALQKMEESKITSLFVVESEGYKNPIGVIHIHDIIKAGII from the coding sequence ATGACGCAGCATAATATATTAAAAACGGCAGAAAATGTGTTAAGAATAGAAGCCGATTCGGTGTCTGCCCTTATAAACAGGCTTGACGATAATTTTGAAAAAATGGTGCATTGCCTTATAGGGATTAAAGGCAAAGTTATTTTAACCGGAATGGGGAAATCGGGTATTATAGCCAGAAAAATATCTTCTACCCTTGCAAGTACCGGTACTCCATCTTTTTTTATGCATCCGGCGGAAGCTTCACATGGAGATCTCGGAGTTATTTCTAAAAACGATGCGGTAATAGTTCTGTCTAACAGCGGAAATACCAAAGAAATAGCTTCGATACTGCCGGCAATAAAGCTTATAGGCGCTAAAATTATTGGATTTTCAGGCAATAAACATTCGCGTTTATTTGAATTATCGGATTATTTTTTCGACGTATCCGTAGCCCAAGAAGCGTGTCCTTATAATATAGCTCCTACCGCGAGCACGACGGCTCAGCTTGCAATCGGCGACGCTCTTGCGGTTGCGCTTTTAAAGGAGCGGAATTTTTTAGAAGAAGATTTTGCAAAACTTCATCCGGGAGGTTCTATAGGCAAAAAATTTATAAAAGTGGCCGAGTTAATGCATAATGGCGAAGAAATACCTTTGGTCCGGGATACGGTTTTATTAAAGGACGCTATTTTAGAAATGAATTCTAAAAGATTAGGGCTTACCGGAGTTATAGACGAGAATAATATTCTATGCGGCATAATAGTCGACGGAGATTTGAGGAGGGCAATGCTTTCTCCGATTGATATAATAAACGAACCGGTAAAAAACATAATGACTAAAAATCCTAAAACTATACTGAAGAATGCTCTTGCCGTTAACGCTCTGCAAAAAATGGAGGAATCGAAAATTACTTCGCTTTTCGTGGTAGAATCGGAAGGCTATAAAAATCCTATCGGAGTTATTCATATTCACGATATAATAAAAGCAGGAATAATATGA
- a CDS encoding 3-deoxy-8-phosphooctulonate synthase, which produces MKKINVFTKEDLTSELKFKFNNDYPFVIAGPCVIEDAAAMDDIVSTLKEYSRELNFNLIFKASYDKANRTSVNSFRGPGIDKGLKILSDIKAKYDVPILSDVHSAKEAEIAGGVLDVIQIPAFLCRQTDIILEAAKTGKVINVKKGQFMAPWDTKFIVEKIASVENYKVILTERGVSFGYNNLVVDFRSIPVMKETGALVVFDATHSVQLPGGGGSVSSGNREYVMPLARAAAAAGVDGLFFEVHTDPPRALSDSANSVYLSSFKDNLKNILEISKYSKI; this is translated from the coding sequence ATGAAAAAAATAAATGTTTTTACAAAAGAAGATTTAACATCGGAATTAAAATTTAAATTTAATAACGACTATCCTTTTGTAATTGCCGGCCCCTGCGTAATAGAGGATGCCGCCGCCATGGACGATATAGTTTCGACGTTGAAGGAATATTCCAGAGAACTAAATTTTAATCTTATTTTTAAGGCTTCTTACGATAAAGCAAACAGAACGTCGGTTAATTCTTTCAGGGGTCCCGGCATAGATAAAGGTTTAAAAATATTAAGCGATATTAAAGCGAAATATGACGTTCCTATATTAAGCGACGTTCATAGCGCAAAAGAGGCCGAAATTGCGGGCGGCGTTCTCGACGTTATACAGATACCTGCTTTTTTGTGCCGTCAAACCGATATTATTTTAGAAGCGGCAAAAACAGGAAAAGTAATTAACGTTAAGAAAGGTCAGTTTATGGCGCCATGGGATACGAAATTTATAGTAGAAAAAATTGCGTCGGTAGAAAATTATAAGGTGATTTTGACCGAAAGAGGGGTAAGTTTCGGCTATAATAATCTTGTCGTAGATTTCAGGTCTATTCCCGTAATGAAAGAAACCGGAGCACTCGTAGTTTTCGATGCTACGCACAGCGTCCAACTGCCTGGGGGAGGGGGCTCAGTTTCTTCTGGAAACAGGGAATACGTTATGCCGCTTGCAAGGGCGGCAGCAGCGGCAGGAGTCGACGGTTTGTTTTTTGAAGTCCACACCGATCCGCCGAGAGCTTTAAGCGATTCCGCAAATTCCGTTTATTTGAGCTCATTTAAGGATAATTTAAAAAATATTCTGGAAATATCTAAATATAGTAAAATATAA
- a CDS encoding CTP synthase gives MNKTKYIFITGGVVSSLGKGIAASSIGALLEARGLNITMQKLDPYINVDPGTMNPFQHGEVFVTDDGAETDLDLGHYERFTSLSLTKKNNLTSGQVYDAVISNERKGAYLGKTVQVIPHITDEIKKRIIEASEGKDVAIIEIGGTVGDIESLPFLEAIRQFKLDKGKDDVLYIHLTLVPFIKTADELKTKPTQHSVKELRAIGIEPSIIICRADRVLPQDIREKIALFCNVEADAVITAKDEESIYDVPLSLHEEKLDSKIIEYLNIWAKSPDLNAWTNISNTLKTLKNLVTIAVVGKYVNLKESYKSLNESLIHGGLANNVSVNIKYINSEDLEGDDWKDNLKELEGCSGILVPGGFGSRGISGMLRAINYARTNNIPYFGICLGMQLMTVEYAKNVLGLKDANSYEFDEITPDPVISIMDDQKDIGNMGGTMRLGAYPCVISKNTLAYQIYYKNNKKYPANNKNCVKLNHDGNIIISERHRHRFEFNNKYREKFKTSGFVFSGTSPDDKLIEICEIKDHPWYIGCQFHPEFKSSPLYPHPLFREFIAAAVKYSNNLLSIQPKVKVEIKAKHNMTKAVDKLNKNKRKSKNTPV, from the coding sequence ATGAATAAGACAAAGTATATATTTATAACGGGCGGCGTCGTTTCAAGTCTTGGGAAAGGCATTGCGGCTTCATCCATAGGAGCTCTTCTTGAAGCAAGGGGGCTTAATATAACAATGCAGAAGCTTGACCCATATATAAACGTAGATCCGGGAACTATGAATCCTTTTCAGCACGGAGAGGTTTTTGTTACCGACGACGGAGCCGAAACCGACCTTGATCTCGGCCATTACGAAAGATTTACGTCGCTTTCTCTTACAAAAAAGAACAACTTAACAAGCGGACAGGTTTACGATGCCGTTATCAGCAACGAAAGAAAAGGAGCTTATCTCGGCAAAACCGTTCAAGTAATTCCGCATATAACAGACGAAATAAAAAAAAGAATAATCGAAGCTTCCGAAGGCAAAGACGTTGCGATTATAGAAATAGGCGGAACGGTAGGCGACATAGAAAGCCTTCCTTTTCTTGAGGCTATAAGACAGTTTAAATTAGACAAAGGCAAAGACGACGTTCTTTATATTCATCTAACGCTAGTTCCGTTTATAAAAACGGCAGACGAGCTTAAAACAAAGCCGACCCAGCATTCCGTTAAAGAATTGAGGGCTATAGGCATAGAACCTTCGATTATAATATGCAGGGCGGACAGAGTTTTGCCGCAGGATATAAGGGAAAAAATAGCTCTTTTCTGCAACGTCGAAGCAGATGCGGTTATTACCGCTAAAGACGAAGAGAGCATTTACGACGTTCCGCTTTCCCTTCACGAAGAAAAACTCGATTCAAAAATAATAGAATACTTGAATATATGGGCTAAATCTCCGGATTTAAACGCATGGACTAATATATCCAATACTTTAAAAACGCTTAAAAATTTAGTTACTATAGCCGTAGTAGGGAAATACGTAAATCTTAAAGAATCTTATAAAAGCTTAAACGAAAGTCTTATTCACGGCGGTCTTGCCAATAACGTTAGCGTAAATATAAAATATATCAATTCCGAAGATTTAGAAGGAGACGACTGGAAGGATAACCTTAAAGAATTAGAAGGATGTTCGGGCATACTGGTTCCGGGCGGTTTTGGTTCCCGCGGCATTAGCGGAATGTTGAGGGCAATTAATTATGCAAGAACCAACAATATTCCTTATTTCGGAATATGCCTCGGAATGCAGCTTATGACGGTAGAATATGCAAAAAACGTGTTGGGTTTGAAAGACGCAAATTCCTACGAGTTCGACGAAATTACGCCGGATCCGGTAATCAGCATAATGGACGACCAGAAGGATATCGGCAATATGGGCGGAACTATGAGATTAGGCGCATATCCATGCGTAATATCTAAAAATACGCTTGCCTATCAAATTTATTATAAAAACAATAAAAAATATCCGGCTAACAATAAAAACTGCGTAAAGTTGAATCATGACGGAAACATTATTATAAGCGAAAGACACAGGCACAGGTTTGAATTTAACAATAAATACAGAGAAAAATTTAAAACTTCCGGTTTTGTTTTTTCAGGGACGTCGCCGGATGATAAACTTATAGAAATTTGCGAGATTAAAGACCATCCGTGGTATATAGGGTGCCAGTTTCATCCGGAATTCAAATCTTCGCCGCTGTATCCCCATCCGCTGTTCAGGGAATTTATTGCGGCAGCGGTTAAATATTCGAATAATTTATTATCGATTCAGCCTAAGGTTAAAGTTGAGATTAAAGCTAAACATAATATGACGAAAGCAGTCGATAAATTAAATAAAAATAAAAGGAAAAGCAAAAACACGCCTGTTTAA
- a CDS encoding 4-hydroxy-tetrahydrodipicolinate reductase, with translation MEKKGILVCGSKGRMGNAITSVLSDYPDLLFIGGIDSNYAEDETTVSPLKDLTELEINKVSAGKFLTLKEALHLTAAIKKKVVIDFTSKSASLIHAEEAALYNVPIVIGSTGFSENDLKTVEDYGKRIPIVLSGNMSLGINILMNIVYDASKYLGINYDCEIIEMHHKKKKDAPSGTAKMLAESIAKQRHIDLAEKAVYGRCGDVGERKKDEIGIFSVRAGDIIGEHKVIFAGNEEIIEITHKAVSRNNFARGAIKAAVWLSDKNKGFYDMRDVLGLNKYE, from the coding sequence ATGGAAAAAAAGGGTATATTAGTTTGCGGGAGCAAAGGGAGAATGGGGAATGCTATAACCTCCGTTCTTTCCGATTATCCGGATTTATTATTTATAGGCGGCATAGATTCAAATTATGCCGAAGATGAAACAACAGTTTCGCCTCTTAAAGATTTAACCGAATTAGAAATCAATAAAGTTTCGGCAGGAAAATTTTTAACTTTAAAAGAAGCTCTTCATTTAACCGCCGCAATTAAGAAAAAAGTCGTTATAGATTTCACGTCTAAAAGCGCATCATTGATACATGCGGAAGAGGCGGCGCTTTATAATGTTCCTATCGTTATCGGTTCTACCGGATTTTCGGAAAACGATTTAAAAACGGTAGAAGATTACGGAAAACGTATTCCTATTGTTTTGTCCGGCAATATGAGCTTAGGAATTAACATTTTAATGAATATCGTTTATGATGCGTCAAAATATCTTGGAATAAATTACGATTGTGAAATAATAGAAATGCACCATAAAAAGAAAAAAGACGCTCCAAGCGGAACTGCTAAAATGCTTGCGGAATCGATAGCTAAACAGAGGCATATTGATCTTGCGGAAAAAGCAGTTTACGGCAGGTGTGGAGACGTAGGAGAAAGAAAAAAAGACGAAATAGGCATATTTTCGGTAAGAGCCGGAGATATAATAGGAGAACACAAGGTAATATTTGCCGGAAACGAAGAAATAATAGAAATTACGCATAAGGCAGTATCCAGAAATAATTTTGCGCGCGGCGCAATTAAAGCGGCTGTATGGCTTAGCGATAAAAACAAAGGATTTTACGATATGAGAGACGTTTTGGGGTTGAACAAATATGAATAA
- a CDS encoding 4-hydroxy-tetrahydrodipicolinate synthase translates to MFKGVFTAIVTPFKGGKIDEKALRKLIEFQIENGAAGIVACGSTGESATLSFEEHIDVIRIAAEAAEGKIKVIAGTGSNNTVEAVHLAKAAEKFKIDGHLQITPYYNKPTQEGLFLHFKTIAANCSKPVILYNVPTRTAVNILPETVLRLAEIDNITGIKEASGSLEQATAILRKAPEKFCVLSGDDALTLPIIAVGGGGVISTVSNIVPKDMSLMTDYALKGDLKSARRLNFKLLPLIHAMFIETNPIPVKKALNIMGFIENEIRLPLSEASGGSIDKIKTALKEYGILQ, encoded by the coding sequence ATGTTTAAAGGAGTTTTCACGGCAATAGTAACGCCTTTTAAAGGCGGCAAAATAGACGAAAAAGCGCTTAGAAAACTGATAGAATTTCAGATAGAAAACGGAGCGGCGGGAATTGTTGCGTGCGGAAGCACCGGCGAATCGGCTACGCTTTCGTTTGAAGAGCATATAGACGTTATTAGGATTGCTGCCGAAGCGGCTGAAGGCAAAATTAAAGTTATAGCCGGAACCGGTTCTAATAATACGGTAGAAGCCGTTCATCTTGCAAAAGCTGCAGAAAAGTTTAAAATAGACGGACATTTGCAAATTACTCCTTATTATAATAAACCTACGCAGGAGGGGCTTTTCCTTCACTTTAAAACGATAGCCGCAAATTGTTCCAAGCCCGTAATTCTTTATAACGTTCCTACCAGGACTGCGGTCAATATTCTTCCCGAAACGGTATTGAGGCTTGCAGAAATTGACAATATAACAGGAATTAAAGAAGCAAGCGGTTCTTTGGAGCAGGCAACGGCTATTTTGAGAAAAGCGCCTGAGAAATTTTGCGTTTTATCCGGCGATGATGCGCTTACCCTTCCGATAATTGCCGTAGGCGGCGGCGGCGTTATCTCGACGGTTTCAAACATTGTGCCTAAAGATATGTCTCTTATGACGGATTATGCGTTAAAAGGAGACCTTAAGTCTGCAAGGAGGCTTAATTTTAAACTACTTCCGCTTATTCATGCAATGTTTATAGAAACTAATCCTATACCGGTAAAAAAAGCTTTAAACATAATGGGATTTATTGAAAATGAAATAAGGCTGCCTTTATCGGAAGCATCCGGCGGCAGTATAGATAAAATAAAAACAGCCTTAAAAGAATACGGGATACTGCAATAA
- the lysA gene encoding diaminopimelate decarboxylase: MNDFIFKENQLYCENVPVKEIAGNVGTPFYLYSLATLRRHFNVFDESSRVLNSLVCYSVKANSNIAILNFLFKMGWGADIVSGGELFRAIKAGVDTGKVVYSGVGKTEAEIEYAIKSNILMFNVESLPEVFLIDKVAGRLNTKARISFRINPNVDPKTHPYISTGLKKNKFGISIKHAVSAYETAKELKNIDVVGLDCHIGSQLTEISPFNDAVEIIKELLDRITAKGFDIKYLDLGGGLGITYENEMPPHPSTYMNSIKNILKSYDGKVIFEPGRLIVGNGGIFVAKVTYVKDTGSKNFIITDGGMNDLIRPALYEAYHEIVPVIKKEGPKIKADIVGPICESADFFGKDRVLNSVSDGDLIAVFSAGAYGFSMSSNYNSRPRATEVLVDKDNFYVIRNRETYEDLIDKEIIPENIK, from the coding sequence ATGAACGATTTTATTTTTAAAGAAAACCAACTTTATTGCGAAAACGTGCCCGTTAAGGAAATTGCCGGCAACGTCGGAACGCCGTTTTATCTATATTCGCTGGCTACTTTAAGAAGGCATTTTAACGTTTTCGACGAAAGTTCCAGAGTTTTAAATTCATTAGTATGCTACAGCGTTAAAGCTAATTCAAACATCGCTATACTTAATTTTTTATTTAAAATGGGCTGGGGCGCGGATATAGTTTCCGGAGGAGAACTTTTCAGGGCAATTAAAGCTGGAGTAGATACGGGAAAAGTTGTATATTCCGGGGTAGGAAAGACTGAAGCCGAAATAGAATATGCGATCAAATCTAATATCCTTATGTTTAACGTGGAATCACTGCCCGAAGTTTTTCTTATCGATAAAGTAGCCGGCAGGTTAAATACGAAAGCAAGAATATCTTTCAGGATAAACCCGAACGTCGATCCTAAAACGCATCCTTATATATCTACCGGCCTTAAGAAAAATAAATTCGGCATAAGCATAAAACATGCTGTTTCGGCGTACGAAACGGCAAAGGAATTGAAAAATATAGACGTAGTAGGGCTTGACTGCCATATAGGTTCGCAGTTGACAGAAATATCCCCGTTTAATGATGCCGTAGAAATAATAAAGGAACTTCTCGACAGAATTACCGCTAAAGGTTTCGATATTAAATATCTGGATCTTGGAGGCGGACTCGGTATAACTTACGAAAATGAAATGCCGCCTCATCCTTCCACTTATATGAATTCTATTAAAAATATATTAAAAAGTTACGACGGAAAGGTTATTTTCGAACCGGGCAGATTAATAGTCGGAAACGGCGGAATATTTGTCGCTAAAGTTACATACGTCAAAGATACCGGAAGTAAAAACTTTATAATAACCGACGGGGGAATGAACGATTTAATCAGGCCGGCTCTATATGAGGCGTATCATGAAATAGTGCCGGTTATAAAAAAAGAAGGGCCTAAAATTAAAGCAGATATAGTAGGTCCTATTTGCGAATCCGCCGATTTTTTCGGAAAAGACAGAGTTTTAAATTCGGTTTCGGATGGAGATTTAATTGCGGTATTCAGCGCAGGCGCTTATGGTTTTTCGATGTCTTCCAACTATAACTCAAGGCCAAGGGCTACAGAAGTACTCGTCGATAAAGATAATTTTTATGTAATTAGAAATCGCGAAACCTATGAGGATTTAATAGATAAAGAAATTATACCGGAAAACATAAAATAA